The Phlebotomus papatasi isolate M1 chromosome 3, Ppap_2.1, whole genome shotgun sequence genomic sequence atttaccaaaagagtctctgtttttttttcttgcacttCCAGGTAGAAATTTTGTGTGATTTCGAGAAATATTCTCTCAAATGAGAGAAAGTGTCTTTTTTATAGGGAAATCAAGAGAAAGTTTTCTAGAAAGTCTCCTGATGGAATCAAcagaaatttattcaattcaattttcacgAATAAATTAGTGTCGAAtccttttatcatttttttgcaCTCTCAATAAATTGTCTCAAAATTTTGGGggaattttttttgctgcttgTCGCttcaatttgagaaaatttctttttttcagtttttttttcttgtttagaATTCCCGGAAAATTATTGCGATAGTCAAAATATTGCACAAATTTCTTTAACGTGAAAATTTTAAaggcattctttttttttatatagcacTGCAAGTTCTCTATAAAtctgaaaatatgaaataaGAAATTTACATGCATTCGATCCACATTCattctccaagaaaaaaaagtgaccCCATGCATACATATGACTTCAATCTTGGTGGAATTGTTGCAATGAAACTCAAACTTGAGATAACTTAGATAAGAAGTCAAGAGATTTCCTTTTATCATATTTATAACCCAAGTCTGTTTTGTTTCTTTACAAAATTCCTCCTAATATTTTTATCAGAACAATCAGTGACGTTAAACTACTCTGCGTAAGTATGTGCATagacacaaaatttattttcaatcatttttactaatatttaaaatttagttaaatgTTGTAATTGATTTTGCTACATTTgcacaatattctttaaaaaatactgcTAGATTTGTTAAAGTCTATGTTTTTATTTGATTGCAAGATAATTAAAATCTATCCACtctgtttttttcattttttttgcggTTAAACAAGAATCTAATGAGGGCTAGTAAAAACATTATCTAAAGCTTTAATGTGAGTAAAATCCTGTTTATCccttaaaactaatttttattaatcataTTTACTCATTAAGTCTATTAGAAGACGTGTTACAATTAGTTTTTAAAAGCCCCTTAAAATGTTAACGGTGTTAACATATATCTGTTGCTAGTTCTATATCTGCTTCTAAAATATTCGACTTTAACAAATgacctgttttttttattgaatccaaaaaacaacattaaccctttaacgacgagacagttttcgctgaccgaaaatcagcaataaaaaatgaaaccgataagcAAAATCAGAATAAGATtatacatctaaccttagaaaatccaacagagtctgattcggtgtatttttttatctctatgagcgatagggacaaaaatagcccaaaaattgaagtatttttttggcaacaccaatgaatgataattttcactgtaatgaaaattatttacgTTCTTATTATAACAcggttttgattaaaaaaaaaattagaagtataagaataattaaaatcaattttcaatatgagaatttaaaaattcgtcattttgaagcataaaaatttactatttagcaaatagctggagacttgcaaaaaatattctagattccttcaaccttctactttgcatttACGTACTATCATAAGAAAAACTGACTTTAGGGAGTTAGGAAAAAATATtatctttatgggacaccggtgttccaattatccttaaagggttaaacagaatttatttgttataaattatgaaatagatttttggaAAGACTTTGGGGaggctttagttttttttcttttaaaagaaatctataCAATGTCGACATAAAAGAGCTTTTAGGGAATCTCGACACCTCACATCCAcccaaaattaatcaaaattggtttagatttgaatttttggaagaaaagaAAGATTAATGGTTCTATTAaagaatattattaattttttaaataggccTAAGTTCATAAGGCtctgatttaatttttaaatgtaatttttagagaatacTCTGGTTCTTTGCgtttaaaaaaacttttcttgagggagaattttccaaaattattctccttaaattaaattaacaaggctgacagaattttaaatttgcCCGCTCTTTTACTAAAAATCCTGATTACTCCCTTGCTTCCTGTGCACAATCTCTCAATACTCAAGTATCCAGTGTTggtaaaattaagatatttAGTATTTATTTCAGTccaaattgttgaaaatttaaaaaatcaaagcaGAGTCGCAAAACGAAATTGAAAGTAAATTTAACATCACTGACTACAATCTCTCTTTCATTTTATATCTAGTGATAACGCTAATTTAGATGCCATCAAGGCATCGTGGCATTCACGttaaaagtgaaagaaaaaataaacttgtaaaaaaagagaagcATAGTCAAACACACGTTTTTATGATTAGACATCCAATTGCACACTCATTCTTTGCAGGCACACCGTCTTGTGGCTAGACATTGCTCTAAAATAGATGTATCTGTCCCTGATGCCCATGAGGAATGCAACAGATCCAGGTATTTCCGGGATCTGGGCAATTCTCCAGGCACTGGACACCAGAGAACATAAAGGTAGGGATTTTTGTGTGTGGGGAAAAAGATGGCCCCTTGTGGGCAACTTACCTCACGTTTTCGTTCTTCTTCTCGTGCCTGCTCTCTTCTCTTCTCCAGTTCAATCATCATCTCTCTCTCCATCTGTTTTTTGGCTGCTTCCACGCGCTTTGTGACTTCCAATTCAATTTCGTCCTTCCTCTTTTCCAGTTCCTCCTCAACGCGCTTCTTCACGAGAAGCTCTATCCTTTTTGCAGCCTCCTCCTCAATCACCTGACCAAATAAAAAGCCCATTAACCCTTTCTAGAAAGGTTAAAGCCCAAGAACTCTTACCCTCTGTTCAGCGTCCTTCTGCCTTCGCTGTCTCTCCATTTCGGCCAATCGATCGATTTCTTTACTCCGCTTCCTATGACTTTTATGCGAAACTTCGCTACTACTGTCGGAAGATATGGAGATGGAACGCTTCCTGAAAGTCCCAAGACCATTTTGTACTTGGaaaatttggcaaaaaacaCGCATTTTATCGAGTCAACTCACCTTGATTTGGAACTTCTTTCATGGTCTCTGTCTCTCGATTTACTGTGTTTTCTGTGTTTGCTACTCTTCCGTCGATGTTTTGGTGACCTGCTCCTGGATCTGCCCATcttttcacagaaaaatttgcatagaaaataacaaaattcagagaaaaatagCGAACAATTTTTTGCGACGCCtgccaaatgaaaatattttgacgtttatgaCGTTTACCCAACTGAAATGCAATAGCACAAAATTTTAGTACTATCGTGAAAGTACTTGTACGTATTGCAtacaaataatgaaatttagatCTCCATAGGAAGAATATCGCATACAGTAATTTTAAGAGGAGTCTTCtagttgtaaaatattttagctaAACACGAACTCATAACTTGGAAACTGATTGGAGCGTAATCATAAGTGTGATTTATATTTTAGTCAcgaaaaattgaaagttttgTACTAAAATCAAACATATGAATGTTCTACCGGGTCTACTGCAGCGCCACCATATAAACTTTCAGTGGCAGCTTTAGAGCTTTTAACCGGATATGTATATATATGCGGCATATATATACATTAATAGGTATGTAAcgtatatttatttcaatattatatCTCATTGTTCTTTCAAATTTTCTGTTACAAACTTTTTGAATGGCAATTTAAggctttttaaacaaaacctgtgaaaaattgggaaaatttgTAATGAGCTGTGACTATAAATATACATCGgaagaaaaaatactttaaatagctaattaaattttattccatCCAATAATTATgaacaatttctttctttttcagaaGATACAATTATCTTGTCAGAGCGACAATTATGGTCAACTTTAGCCACATATGGTGTAAAACAGTTGACGAGAACACCCTCAGCACGCAACTTCATCCTGGATCTGCAAACAAAAGGAATTTTAATCCAACGATACCATCAAAACATGTGgaacaaaacttaaaaaaaaataataaagaaatttcACAATCAAAGTTATTGAaactttatagaaatttttgaaaagaatttttaccAGTAGCGGGAAGTTGGGCACTTTTTAATTGGGGCACTTTTTAAATTGAGCTGTTTTCTCCGACTTTTAAATGGAAGACcataccatgatataatttagatacaCGATAACattgtaaataaattgtaatataaggtttagttctatttaaaaaataggagaaaaaaccgaattttaaaggtgtcccaattcaaaggtgcccctaaACTTCCCCCTAAAGTTAGTGTTTTTGTAGTAAGTAAAACATTTTAGTTTTAGACactaattagaaaaatattcggGTCCCAGTCaatattccgaaagccaaaatctcgaattcttaaaagtgtcatagctccCACGATTccacccgcgctttctggaggcaaagggaaattttctgtatactgggcaattattctacacattattctcCATATAACTTCATTCCTTTAGGATTtcaaacattcgggattttggcttacggaattttgaccctttcggtattttggctgcctccgaaaTATGCAGCACTTTTTAATAAGATCAGATAAGCACAGCAGAACGAAAAGAGAGCATTTCTTTAAGGAGCAAATGAAAGACAAGGATTTAAAAATCGAAATGAAATCTTAAGTACTTCTTTAGAATTGAAATCACGTATTTGTTCATTGAACTTAAATatattaaggaaaatattaGTA encodes the following:
- the LOC129805198 gene encoding UPF0430 protein CG31712, producing MGRSRSRSPKHRRKSSKHRKHSKSRDRDHERSSKSRKRSISISSDSSSEVSHKSHRKRSKEIDRLAEMERQRRQKDAEQRVIEEEAAKRIELLVKKRVEEELEKRKDEIELEVTKRVEAAKKQMEREMMIELEKRREQAREEERKREEEERKKREELESILAENNRKIEEAQKKLAEERLAIIEEQRKMDEERQKMRKEQEKRAKEEQKMILGKNNSRPKLSFSLKPGVS